aaatatattaaaatctACAAATTcgatcatttttaataatttatttcttatatatatttaaaacaattcgttaaactaataaatattatcaaattattaaaaattatacaaataaaatgtaatgTGGTACTTAACTTTAACCCATTTATGGGTTCCACTAACACTATCTTGACCCTGACCCACTACataaaatcatataaaaattatacaaaaacaatacaaaaacaatacaaaacaatacaaaaacaatacaaaaacaatacaaaacaatacaaaaacaatacaaaaacaatacaaaacaatacaaaaacaatacaaaacaatacaaaaacaatacaaaaatgcaataatatgcatattaattatatattttattgattatattattcaattattcttatagacacaaaaattatgatcCAAAATTATGGTCAAAATTTTCTTGTTTCCAAATAGACATATTCTTAACATATAtcaatcattattattgttcCTGGAATAATCGTTAATCTTCGAATCATATATTAAGTtccattttcttctttgttttttttaatttgtttcttatatattgtctttgaaataatttatcaattccaaataatgaatactaatataaaaatgggaaaattattatgtattttttcatataagggatcacaaaaatataaattaaatattatactttttaattccttattatttaccTTATAAGCAACTCCCAAGAAAACTggtattacaaaaaatgtcGATAAACCTGGAATTACTGTCTTTAATATCGACAAACTTGATGATGTAGATTCAGAAGTCTCCCccaatatttgtttatcaCCTTTTCCAGAATTTTCTACAGGACTTTTGGGGTTTAATTTTGGAATAGATGAAATTTTGCAAGATTTATtaccatatatattttttaaattatcataatCATTTGATAATGTAGACAATATTTGACTAAATAAACtgtcttttatattattagaatCATTATTGagtttttgaaaatattgaacAAATTTATTAGCAAATTCCAAATAGTTTTCGCATTTGAAATCATTATAATCAATTACAAAATAggagaaaaataatgtataaaatatatcattaaatttagatatttctttaatatctatcaaaacttttattttatctataattttcttataattcatattatcatcaccatttattatattattataatggttatttgtttctatatatttagtataaaaattatttaaattcatGTCACAATTTTCTGGCGCTGTATTTAGTTTATAACTTAACCATAAAATAGCATATTCGGCAAGTTTATCATCGTCTAAACCATActtctttaaattttctagcaaataaataaaaccaCAACTAGCCaattgaaaataacaatCACAATTACCTTTTCCTGAGTTCCTCCAGGAATTACAATAATCGTGGATTGATTTGTGATTTGAATTAACTGTTAATTGACCTTTACTCTCCACACAATAGTTACTGATCGTAAAAATTTCTTTAtactacaaatatattttatgaattaaacaaaaaaacgtattaatataaatgctaattaaatgaaaattaatataatttatggaCGATATACCATATAAAACACATGCgaagataatattttatttaaaaaattgtataccACTTTCTTAAGATCATAACTTGGCTGTGCCATAATTTGGAGATTGTGAcggataataatatttatatatattacgtAAATATTTGTTGTATCTATTTAAGCTCTTTGGATACCAATTATATTTCGTTAGACATgatatacttattttatgGCAATTATCGAAATTACCTTAAATGGAGAGTTcttaatatactttttccacatgtatatatgatacatttatacaaaaaatgctattattactataatccttaaaaatatataaatagttatTTAATACGACATATTACAGTTTTATATAGTTGTTTCTAAAATTatagtatttttaaattaagtTACATGCTCCATCTTCTATTCaaattacataaatttatattatttttacttcaTATACTTCAatttagaaatatattttattgggttactttataatatattttgagcATCTTTCTACGCTTTAAAATAACAATTAGCACTGAACCCATATTTATGAGCTATTTATAAGGTTAAATAAGTCCTTGAATGaagattatttttaaaataatacttagtaaatattaaacatataaCACAAATAACTATTGATGCAAATTTTAAAgcatgataaaaaaatatgtgtaatTAGATTGTTATATTGTGCTGTGAGAGGACAAAATAAAGTATATTTGCtctttttatgtatataatattcgCTAAATGTTATGCATTGCTTATTtatcttatatattttattattataccAATCAATGTATATGAcccaaataatttattaaaaatcttaagataaaataatgttattttaaatttaaaaagttgcAATTTACTAAGAACTGATAATATAACACGTGCTAATatagaataataaaaagatatttaacatgttttgaatttttaacCCTTTTCGATCGATCcagttttttaaaatataaagccGTATATCCCcaaatttatcatataaataatgttttcccttttataattaaaaaaataaattaataaatggaCGGGGTCGACTGAATAGCATTCtctatattaattaattccATTTCCTTATCAACTAAATTTACAAAtgtttttatgtttattctTTACTTCCATTTTCCCCACAATTTctcataataaatattaaagtaTTTAAATCGAcgttattttataaaatcaaatCGATGCTCTGAAATCATTTGTCTATATCGATTCCGACATTTTATCGATTGCCCCATAAACCATTAACCACAAATTaacaataaatacataattcACCTCATTTACCATTaagttatattaatatgaaattcaattgttataatttgtcttatatatatatataaaacaatttgttaaactaataaatattgtcaaattattaaaaattatacaaataaaatgtattgTGGTACTTAACCTTAACCCATTTATGGGTTCCACAAACACTATCTTAACCCTGACCCACTACACAAAAtcatatacaaattatacaaaaacaatacaaaaatgcaataatatgcatattaattttatattttattaattatattatttaattattcttatagacacaaaaattatgatcCAAAAATATCGTCAAAAATGACTTGTTTCCAAATAGACATATTCTTAACATATATCAATCATTATTACGATTTCTGGAATTATCACTACTCTTCGaatcatatattatgtttcatttttttctttattttttttaattttttttttatatattgtctTTGAAATAGTTTATCAATtccaaataatgaatactaatataaaaatgggaaaattattatatattttttgataaacgCATATAAGGGatcacaaaaatataatttaaatattatagtttttaattccttattatttaccTTATAAGCAACTCCCAAGAAAACTggtattacaaaaaatgttgaTAAACCTGGAATTACTGTGTTTAATATCGATGGACTTGATGATGTACCTTCAGGAGTCTGTCCCAATGTTTGTCCAGAATCTATTCCAGAATTTCTTACAGGAATTTTTTTGGGGGTTAATTCTGGACGTGATTTAAAATCGGGGCATTTACTATTaccataattattttttaaattgttataATCATTTGATAATGTAGACAATATTTGACTAAATGGACtgtcttttatattattagaatCATTATTGACTGTTTCAAAATATTGAGCAAATTGATTAGCTTTTTTCGAAAGGTTTGTGCAATTCACATGTTCATCATGAAATGcattatacaaataaaataatatactaaatggatcattaaatttagatatttctttaatatccatcaaatcttttattttatctataattttcatataagtCGTAGTATCATcatcttttattatattattataatactcatttttttctatatgattagtataaaaattatttaaattcatATCACATTTATCTTGCACTGTATTTAGTTTATAACTTAACCATAAAATAGCGTATTCGGcaaatttatcatattctAAACCATACttcttaaaattttttagcaaataaataaaactacAGCTAGCCCatagaaaataatcatCACATTTGTAATTTCCTGAATTATTCTCGTAATGACAATATTCGTCGATTAATTCTACGTATTTTGTATCAACTCTAAAATGACCTTTATCCGtcacataaaaatagtCATTTATCGTAAAAATATCTTTAtactacaaatatattttatgaattaaacaaaaaaacgtattaatataaatactaatcaaatgaaaattaatataatttatgagCGATAcaacatataaaacatatatgaagaaaatattttatttaaaaaattgtataccACATCCTTAAGATTATCACTTGACTCTGCCATAATTTGGGGATTATGAgggataataatatttatatatattatgtaattATTTGTTGTATCTATTTAAGTTCTTTTCATAGCAATTACATTTCGTTATACATGctatacttattttatgGCAATTATCTAAATTACCTTAAATGGAAAGTtgcttaatatatttttgccatatgtatatatgatccatttatacaaaaaatgctattattattataatccttaataatataaaaatagttattTAATACGATATATTACAGTTTTATATAGTTGTTTCTTATAATATAgatttttctaaaattatagtatttttaaattaagtTACATGCTCCATTTTCTATTCAAGttgtataaatttatattatttttatttaatatagataaattCATGGCCGATTTTAATATGTTCAATAACTTTACTTTTAATCCTATATACTTCAatttagaaatatattttattgggttatcttataatatattttgagcATCTTTTCTAGGGTTTAAACAGCAATTAGCACTGAACCCATACAATTGAGCTATTTATAAGCTCAAATAATTCtttaaatacatattatctttaaaataatacatagtaaatattaaaCACATAACAGAAATAAGTATTGatgtaaattttaaagcataataaaaaaaatgtgtaattAGATTGTTATATTGCGCTTTAGaggacaaaataaaatatatttgatcttttaatgcataaatttaaataaatattcgtTAAATGCTCATAATTATTCATgcttatcatatatattttatttctatagTTATCAATGTATATGATCCaagtaatttattaaaaaccCTAAGATAAAACAtgctattttaaatttaaaaagttgcAATTCACTAAGAACAGATCATATAACACATGCTAATATGGAATAATAAACagatatttaaaattaatttggtctttaactttttttttatgtgttcagttttttaaaatataaagctGTGTGTCCCAAAAATTACCATTAACAATATAAGTAACATTGGTACATTTGTAATGCACTATTATATGCTGttgatttattattcaatCAATAAAACAAACATTCATTTATGTTAGAAAGTgccattatatttttatattgatttttacttaatatatataaaaaacaattatatgCACTATGACAAGAATTTATAGTGtcattgtttatattttttccagattttattattaattttttaaataataagtaattttataaaaaatatattttttattcattcattattttaataatgttttcattcctataattatataaataaatttataactGAAATTGAATGAACCATTATAACAACATCacatttatacatattataatatatttttcgaattataattatataaatattttttaaattataattatgattttatctacatataataatagtaataaacaaatttacatatttatcatttttaatacttACATAAAGTTTTTAAATCGGTTTCATAGAATCTGAACtccaaaataaaagttattaattaaatttataattccaaaaaatcggattttcttttatagacaaaaaaattaacaaaaaaaataaattaataaatggcATAGGATCTGCCTGTATaagtttgtatatatttaataatggaCTTTTTCCCCATAGACggaatttataaattttttagtcTGTTTTTTTCGACtatatgattttataattatttgcatCTTCTTTCTTCTATCACTTAAGTTTATAACTGTTCATGTCGTTTTATTTACACCAAACAAATTTGTaacttttttcattttttttctttttaatttctttcTACGTTCAAATACCAAAAACtaacataaaattataaaaaatgaataatattttacagtgaggaaatattttaaaaatcgtacatttcataattttcttttatttaccTTGTACATAATAGCTAAAGTAATggatattataataactaTAATTGGAAttccaatttttttgaattctttgaatataaatatatcaccTATTCCTATTGTTCCATTTCCTTTTATTCCACCTCCAGTATTTGGTGGTATAATCACTTGATCTTCCCCCGGTTTTTCAGATCCTTGATTGTTTTGATCAGAATCTTGGTTTTCAGACGTGTCCTGAGACGATTgagttgttttttttcttctgtAGAACTTGGTGAATTTTCTGATGAAGTTTGTtctgaattttttttgggaGATGATGGACCATTAGGTGTGGGTGGGGTATCCCCTGTCCCGTCTGATCCAGATTGATTATCACCTGAATCAGGAGGGTTTtctacttttttataatcttTACTTACATTATCAATAAtgtcattaaaaaaatcactaaatttttcgaaaaatttttttacattagaTACAGATGTATTATACAAATTCTTAATAGTATCCTTGGCGTTTGTAAGTtgctctttttttttctcataaaattttaaaccATTATTTAATTGGTCTATGCCTTTTAATGAGTTCCTAAAAATGAATGATCCAGTATTAAAAGGTTCCCTTGGCGTACTTTGATTTTCTTTTCCTACTGGAGCACTATCTGAATTATCTTGTTCACTACCTGATACACCTTCTGGTGGTATATCTGAGATTGTTTggtcattttttaattcttgtTTTGATAGATATGGCTGTGATGTTTCACGTTGGTTATCTTTTAGTTGCTTTAAAGGTTGTGGCGGTTGTATTTCTTCCGAAGAAGATGGTAATCCTGGTGGGTCCGTTGGTTTTGAcattgtaatttttttatccagGGATTTGCATTTTGAATCACtgaatttatatgatataaaacCTTTCTTCCCGTCCATCTCTCCTCCATCTggttttgtaaattttttaagatTAGTTTCTAAATCATTGTTTGAATAATTTCTCATAATAGCATCATTTCTAAAATCATCATATATaccttttaatttattcaataaataaagatatgATTGGCATTTaggaatattattataaatggatatatattGATTAGAACATTCGGTAGAATTCGTAATAAGGTTCGCAATTTCGTCAGggtttttttcataatatgtaattgttttacatattttattaagtaatatataaaatttgctCATATACTTAAGATTAGCTTCTTTCAAATCATTtctactaaaaaaaatattccaataattaaattttactttatgattctttaaatatgtatcGTAAGCCTGATTTAAAGTAATTTCGTTGTCTTTGTCTTCGCTTTTGTTGTGTATctcaaataatttatcacTTAGCCACatcaataaatattcatcatatttattatactcTTCATCTTTTATTGAACTTTTGAaattcataattatatatgcgaTCAAAGCATTAATGCCATcttcatttgttttacaAACACCATTATAGCAATAATATTTGATGGTTGAGTCTTTGTTAATTTTCGTCGTATCGGCATTTTTAGCTTTAAAATAACTATCAGCTATATTAAGATATTTACActaagaaatatttataaaaatatacattaattcaaaatttattcaaataaaatttaatatgatttgaatataatttaaacataataaaattaaggataaatatgttttattttaaaataaggTTATTTACCATTAGTTTGTGATCCATTTTAATggaattttgttttttaactGTAGATTGacatcatattatttttacataaaacttatatactacaccaaaaaatttatgcaATTATTTGTCTTTATATGTGAAATTGCCAGTAGTTAAACGCACTATTAGCATTTttcttaataataatagtttaaaataatatacaataatatatttaaataaaacttaTATTAACTTTTGTTGCAATTCAGGTAAGTATGCTTATTTTGCgatttttttgaaacatttttatcatatgtGAAATATCGCTAttcttaataatatttggaATAGCTTCattgtataattttgtttgaCATTTCAATatctttaaataaaacacattctctaattattatacgctataatatgtaataacTTTGCTTATGTGCTAacatttctttatatataaatataataatgaataatttCAAGTCACATCTTATCTAATttggaaaattaaaaaagtgtaacacacaaattaaattaattgaGCTACTACAATTAAAATGAATcatgaatataaattagttTTAGGATCATAgttagtatatataaagtccatattattcttttaatccttattatttatttagcatataaataattaaaaaatattttttaaacattaaagcaaataaatataatttaatatattaatttttaaattgtattCATGTTTTGGTTGGaataatgaattaattGAGGATCCAATATAACACGGATTACCATTTTAAGTACACATTTACACTTATAAcctaaacatatattatatattatatattatattttataatataaatttatttatttaatatttgcatttttaatggaaactttaaaattattaataaaattaatgttATATTGCTTGGTTCTGTTGATTCTAATATTGCCGCATTAAAGCTTGCTTAAATaattgttataatatttcatttgatGTTTTATGCAtactattttaattttagtATACCtttaagaatatatataatgaatttatatCCATATAGTGTATCgaataaacataatatatttttcttatttagTAACATACTAATCCATTATTGTTATTGGTATACCACTGTATACTACAATGGGATAATTAATGCACTCAGGAGAATTACTTTAAACCAATTACTAATTTTCATTGTttcattgttttaaaatataacattttagaacgtatatattatttcgtAATAAcactatattttaattgcATATTGGATAGTTTGTATAATTAATGTTAAAAACTCATATGTTAATCTGAATATATGTTGTAATATAGAcgaatattcaaaataaggctaattataatatattgctacatatatagttttattattacagtTCAGTtggtataatataatttaaatcataataataatgccacaaataatatgtttCATCGAATAAAGAAACATTGTGTTATTCATAATTCAATATAGATATGGGCTAGTATCCCTTATATAATAAGGattcttatatatagttaGCCAAAAATCcccaataaatataaaatgtggagatatatttttaccgcatttaatatatacgaACGAATGCGATGAAAGTATTATAACATATGGAGAATTTGTTATGCGACCCTTTCATATTAATACCTATGTTCCTTTTTTCGTTGCATATTTGGGATTCATTTCGAGATTAAACATATATGGACGGTAcgcatatttaataaatagttccagacaaaatatattatcaaattataaaaaattaaattatagtaTACGACGAATCCTAATTCAAAACACAGTTCTATACCTGACCCTAACCCCTCGATGCagcttataattttattaaaaaatgtgtttaatttaagtttatttaaaacaattataaatattaattaaaaataagtaaattccaaattcattaatatataatatatctcAGAATATACAACAtcatgtttattatttctggtaaatagtataaaatattaatattggCAAAGGTattccaaaaaaataatcaaattaCAATAGTAAATCGAAAAATAACCATATAGAACcaatatattgaaaaaaataccaatttattattatatgaaaccaaaaaatgaagtaCGCTTAATAAGTAACGCTTTATTTTGTCGTATTAATTTAGCAGGTGGAAATACACCTTTTATATTGAAACAATACAATATTTTgacttttataaataataattaaagacaaagaaatattataactCGGTTATAATAGAGAATTTCATcatatagaaaatttattttatgttttattataaaataagaaaCAAACTCTTGATCtgtatcatatatatataatacttctttatattaatagacaaatttactatttagcattctttaattttatacattttttaattcgattttaaatataagttaattaaatttatcattCTATGGTGTCTCGTTTTCTTTtatagacaaaaaaaattaataaaaaaaataaattaataaatggtaCAGGATCATCCTGCATAAtcttgtatatatttaataatgaagGTTTTTTCCTATGAACGGAATTTATAGATTTTTTAGTCTGTTTTTTTCGACTAGatgattttataattatttgtatttgtttttttcctcCAATTGAATTTATAACCTTTTTcatgtttgtttttttcttcaattCCTTTCTCCGCCCAAATGACAAATACTAacataaattatgaaaaatatatagtgttttatgaagaaatattttaaaaatagtacacatcataattttcttttatttaccTTGTACAGAATTGTTAAAGTAATGGGTATTAGAATAACTATAATTGaaattacaatttttttgtatttttttaatacatatcCATCATCTATTCCTGTTATTCCATTTCCTTTTAATTCGGTTCCTGGATTTTCTTGTTTAGTCACTGGATTGGATACTGGCTTTTGAGCTTCTTGTTGATCGGTTTTATcagaatttttatttccagaTGGATCCTGAGACGATTGAACTGGGTTAGTTTGCTCCTTAGGATTTTGTGAAGTTTGTGGAGCTTTTGGAGTTTGAGGTGAATCTTTTTTTGGGGGTGATGGATCATTAGGTGTGGGATTTTGTTCACTACC
The nucleotide sequence above comes from Plasmodium vinckei vinckei genome assembly, chromosome: PVVCY_01. Encoded proteins:
- a CDS encoding PIR protein CIR protein; the encoded protein is MAQPSYDLKKVYKEIFTISNYCVESKGQLTVNSNHKSIHDYCNSWRNSGKGNCDCYFQLASCGFIYLLENLKKYGLDDDKLAEYAILWLSYKLNTAPENCDMNLNNFYTKYIETNNHYNNIINGDDNMNYKKIIDKIKVLIDIKEISKFNDIFYTLFFSYFVIDYNDFKCENYLEFANKFVQYFQKLNNDSNNIKDSLFSQILSTLSNDYDNLKNIYGNKSCKISSIPKLNPKSPVENSGKGDKQILGETSESTSSSLSILKTVIPGLSTFFVIPVFLGVAYKYSLFGIDKLFQRQYIRNKLKKTKKKMELNI
- a CDS encoding PIR protein CIR protein, whose translation is MAESSDNLKDVYKDIFTINDYFYVTDKGHFRVDTKYVELIDEYCHYENNSGNYKCDDYFLWASCSFIYLLKNFKKYGLEYDKFAEYAILWLSYKLNTVQDKCDMNLNNFYTNHIEKNEYYNNIIKDDDTTTYMKIIDKIKDLMDIKEISKFNDPFSILFYLYNAFHDEHVNCTNLSKKANQFAQYFETVNNDSNNIKDSPFSQILSTLSNDYNNLKNNYGNSKCPDFKSRPELTPKKIPVRNSGIDSGQTLGQTPEGTSSSPSILNTVIPGLSTFFVIPVFLGVAYKYSLFGIDKLFQRQYIKKKLKKIKKKMKHNI
- a CDS encoding PIR protein CIR protein, producing MDHKLMCKYLNIADSYFKAKNADTTKINKDSTIKYYCYNGVCKTNEDGINALIAYIIMNFKSSIKDEEYNKYDEYLLMWLSDKLFEIHNKSEDKDNEITLNQAYDTYLKNHKVKFNYWNIFFSRNDLKEANLKYMSKFYILLNKICKTITYYEKNPDEIANLITNSTECSNQYISIYNNIPKCQSYLYLLNKLKGIYDDFRNDAIMRNYSNNDLETNLKKFTKPDGGEMDGKKGFISYKFSDSKCKSLDKKITMSKPTDPPGLPSSSEEIQPPQPLKQLKDNQRETSQPYLSKQELKNDQTISDIPPEGVSGSEQDNSDSAPVGKENQSTPREPFNTGSFIFRNSLKGIDQLNNGLKFYEKKKEQLTNAKDTIKNLYNTSVSNVKKFFEKFSDFFNDIIDNVSKDYKKVENPPDSGDNQSGSDGTGDTPPTPNGPSSPKKNSEQTSSENSPSSTEEKKQLNRLRTRLKTKILIKTIKDLKNRGKIK